Proteins encoded together in one Lachnospiraceae bacterium JLR.KK008 window:
- a CDS encoding AAC(3) family N-acetyltransferase — protein MTEKRKLVTPDDIETALKEIGVRKGQAIIVHTSMSSLGYVCGGAQSVIEALVECVGEEGTIMMPTQSWKNLDPSAGVYWQEPEEWWPVIREYIPAYDKRITPTNTMGAVSEMFRQWPGTLRSDHPARSVAAWGRYAQYLTENHDLCDIFGDGSPIGRLYELDGDVLLIGVGYDKNTSLHLADVRAEYPGKHMTRESSAIQLDGQRVWKSYETLAVDGEDFSVIGEAFEQTGKVRHVFLGNGILSMMSQRALVDFAVEWIRENRK, from the coding sequence ATGACGGAAAAAAGGAAGTTGGTAACTCCGGACGATATTGAAACTGCCTTGAAGGAGATTGGAGTCCGGAAAGGGCAGGCGATTATAGTGCACACATCGATGAGCAGTCTGGGGTATGTGTGTGGCGGCGCACAGTCAGTGATTGAAGCATTGGTTGAGTGTGTTGGCGAGGAAGGTACGATTATGATGCCGACACAGTCATGGAAGAATTTAGATCCGTCTGCAGGCGTCTACTGGCAGGAACCAGAGGAATGGTGGCCTGTGATACGGGAATACATTCCTGCTTATGACAAAAGGATTACACCGACAAATACAATGGGCGCCGTATCAGAAATGTTCCGGCAGTGGCCGGGGACGCTTAGAAGTGACCATCCGGCAAGGTCAGTAGCAGCGTGGGGACGTTATGCACAGTATCTGACAGAAAATCATGACCTGTGCGATATTTTTGGAGACGGATCACCGATTGGCAGGCTATACGAACTTGATGGAGATGTTTTACTGATTGGAGTAGGTTATGACAAGAACACTTCCCTCCATTTGGCTGATGTCAGGGCTGAATATCCGGGTAAACATATGACCAGGGAGAGCAGTGCCATACAGCTTGACGGTCAGCGGGTATGGAAATCCTATGAGACATTAGCTGTAGATGGAGAAGATTTTTCAGTAATTGGAGAGGCCTTCGAGCAGACCGGAAAGGTGCGTCATGTATTTCTGGGAAATGGGATTCTTTCCATGATGAGCCAAAGAGCGCTGGTGGATTTTGCTGTGGAATGGATAAGGGAAAACCGAAAATGA
- a CDS encoding DUF262 domain-containing protein, whose amino-acid sequence MSEPKRTGLSQLLRESQGSQFVIPVYQRNYTWNTDKEVKQYLRDLEGVLNGDYKNHFMGIIIYLEKALDFSSRELSVIDGQQRLTTTFLILYAVRELLVEQSAQDQISQLDGQYLTNPYHGDKIKYKLKPLVSDDDAYRCIVEGRMEDIPGQNSNILKNYNYIRSYMKEWVFRGYCANDILMALDKLYLVCVPITEEDNAQKIFESINATGVKLTAADLIRNYLLMDLQSEIQEDYYIRYWKKLEDFVSADSKTLEMFFRMFLAIKTYVLIPKNTVYRGFIEWVAQQKIGVKDLFEQLLEYARIFRLLMYAETNTLDRELKTAVTDFRKIRSDVPMAVIMEFYRLHRQGDIDAATLASVISAVNTYMLRRSICDLNSQNISKLFPVVLKKVLEKCDGDYRALLKELNQEMVGNNVNTSGSYMPTDKQMMEMLMSANVYKRPALRTLLERLELDHNPAPVDLSALSVEHLMPQTPTEEWLEELDTDRETYFDNLHRLGNLTLAARSDNSKMGNLKWSYKNEILKGTGHLTLNAALLSVAKWDLGEIEKRTVSLIEKICEVYPYPDIVIAAGEETGVVDEKTALGSCLKFAVKEPAVQCVKRNRVYKTEDNRSGYIMITSKMYPQGDREKYWLGYRDRRFEDIAACAEQYVILGCRNKTTTVVRFPRTFLASHLAHFNTSLYDDGEISHYHIVLLKDADGRMTMLLSKPELKEVDISEYVVGEE is encoded by the coding sequence ATGAGCGAACCAAAGAGGACAGGATTGTCACAATTATTGCGGGAGAGTCAGGGCAGTCAGTTTGTGATTCCTGTTTACCAGAGAAACTATACGTGGAATACGGATAAGGAAGTAAAGCAGTATCTCCGTGATCTGGAGGGCGTGCTGAATGGCGACTATAAAAATCATTTTATGGGGATTATCATCTATCTGGAGAAGGCGCTCGATTTCAGCTCCAGAGAATTGTCAGTCATAGATGGACAGCAGCGGTTGACAACAACGTTTCTGATACTGTATGCCGTCAGGGAGCTACTTGTAGAGCAGAGTGCACAGGATCAGATCAGTCAGCTTGACGGACAGTATCTGACGAATCCGTATCACGGGGATAAAATCAAATATAAACTAAAGCCGCTTGTCTCTGATGATGATGCCTACCGATGTATCGTAGAAGGCAGGATGGAGGATATTCCCGGACAGAACTCAAACATATTGAAAAATTATAATTATATTCGCAGTTATATGAAAGAATGGGTCTTTCGTGGGTATTGTGCCAATGACATATTGATGGCGCTGGACAAACTGTATCTGGTCTGTGTGCCGATCACGGAGGAAGACAACGCGCAGAAGATTTTTGAAAGCATCAATGCGACAGGGGTGAAACTGACGGCAGCGGATCTGATCCGCAATTACCTGCTGATGGATCTGCAAAGTGAAATTCAGGAAGATTATTATATCAGATATTGGAAGAAACTCGAAGATTTTGTCTCTGCCGATTCGAAAACGCTGGAGATGTTTTTCCGAATGTTTCTTGCGATTAAAACTTATGTTCTGATTCCTAAAAATACTGTTTATCGTGGATTTATCGAGTGGGTGGCTCAGCAGAAAATAGGGGTTAAAGACCTGTTTGAGCAGTTGCTTGAATATGCCAGAATATTTCGCCTGCTTATGTATGCGGAAACAAATACGCTGGACAGAGAGCTGAAAACGGCTGTCACAGACTTCCGAAAGATTCGCTCGGATGTGCCGATGGCGGTCATTATGGAGTTTTATCGGCTTCACAGACAGGGAGACATTGATGCGGCTACGCTTGCGTCGGTAATCTCGGCGGTCAACACCTATATGCTCCGGAGAAGTATCTGTGATCTGAATTCGCAGAATATTTCCAAACTGTTTCCGGTCGTTTTGAAAAAAGTATTGGAAAAGTGTGACGGCGATTACCGCGCACTTCTGAAGGAATTGAATCAGGAGATGGTCGGAAATAACGTCAATACGAGCGGCAGCTATATGCCGACGGATAAACAGATGATGGAGATGCTTATGAGCGCTAATGTTTATAAGCGGCCCGCACTTCGTACTTTGTTAGAGCGGCTGGAGCTGGATCACAACCCTGCGCCGGTAGATTTGTCTGCGCTGAGTGTGGAACATCTGATGCCCCAGACGCCTACGGAAGAATGGCTGGAGGAACTGGACACGGACAGGGAGACATACTTTGACAATCTCCATCGGCTTGGCAATCTGACTTTGGCAGCCAGATCTGACAACAGTAAAATGGGCAATCTCAAATGGAGCTATAAAAATGAAATATTGAAGGGCACAGGGCATCTGACGTTGAATGCGGCGCTTCTGTCGGTCGCAAAATGGGATCTTGGAGAAATCGAAAAGAGAACGGTATCCCTGATTGAAAAAATCTGCGAGGTCTATCCTTATCCGGATATTGTGATCGCCGCGGGCGAGGAAACAGGCGTAGTAGATGAAAAGACGGCTCTTGGCTCCTGCCTGAAATTTGCGGTAAAAGAACCGGCGGTACAGTGTGTGAAAAGGAACCGCGTTTATAAGACAGAAGACAATCGCAGTGGTTATATAATGATCACATCCAAAATGTATCCGCAGGGAGACCGGGAGAAGTACTGGCTGGGGTACAGGGACAGACGGTTCGAAGACATCGCGGCATGTGCGGAACAATATGTGATACTTGGATGCAGGAATAAGACGACGACGGTTGTGAGATTTCCCCGAACGTTTCTTGCCTCTCACCTGGCGCATTTTAACACTTCGCTGTATGACGACGGGGAGATTTCACATTATCATATCGTGTTGCTGAAAGATGCGGATGGCAGGATGACGATGCTTCTCTCAAAACCGGAGCTGAAAGAGGTTGACATCTCAGAATACGTTGTGGGAGAAGAATAA
- a CDS encoding sigma-70 family RNA polymerase sigma factor, translating into MKSAEDINRVMETYADMVRRICLVHLKSRHDTEDVFQNVYLKYLLYEGSFESSEHEKAWFARVTINACTDWLRYLSRRKWVPLEVLTEEKGTLDDTSMETLEVVLQLPEKYRNVIYLYYYEGYSAVEIAGILGRKENTIYTWLSRAKEILREKLGGEWS; encoded by the coding sequence TTGAAGAGCGCAGAGGATATAAACCGTGTGATGGAGACTTATGCGGATATGGTGCGAAGGATATGCCTTGTACACTTGAAAAGCAGACATGATACGGAGGACGTATTTCAAAATGTATATCTGAAATACCTGTTGTATGAAGGTTCCTTTGAGAGCAGTGAGCATGAGAAAGCATGGTTTGCACGGGTAACGATCAATGCCTGTACCGATTGGCTGCGGTATCTCTCGCGCAGGAAATGGGTGCCTCTTGAAGTATTGACGGAAGAAAAGGGGACGCTGGATGATACCTCCATGGAAACGCTGGAGGTTGTCCTCCAGCTTCCTGAAAAATATCGCAATGTGATCTATCTTTATTATTATGAGGGATATTCGGCAGTGGAGATTGCCGGGATATTGGGAAGAAAAGAGAATACCATCTATACCTGGCTTTCCAGAGCGAAAGAAATACTGCGCGAGAAATTAGGAGGTGAATGGTCATGA
- a CDS encoding YARHG domain-containing protein yields the protein MWRKLRMAVVAVAGILTLSACGAQTAKEAESVQSPESVQEEAVQESQSMETESVENPEHTENGQEQMVQSAETEVSDGMETDAGTAAAAGAGDTLTYEQMWERFYEQFYGNMSGEELERRVMERSEYYRAYSQYDVVSDYWENVREVRDIANRTDPLYFTDMKYYTAADFADAPAVIIQLAKNEIYARHGYIFRNEDLNQYFMGCAWYEPKCTAEEFDDAVFNEYERANLELLSGIDK from the coding sequence ATGTGGAGAAAACTAAGGATGGCAGTTGTCGCAGTCGCAGGAATACTGACATTGTCCGCCTGTGGGGCGCAGACAGCGAAGGAAGCAGAATCCGTACAAAGTCCGGAGAGCGTGCAAGAGGAAGCCGTACAGGAGTCGCAAAGTATGGAAACAGAATCAGTGGAGAACCCGGAACATACGGAAAACGGACAGGAACAGATGGTACAGTCCGCAGAAACGGAGGTGTCTGACGGCATGGAAACGGATGCCGGGACGGCGGCAGCTGCCGGTGCCGGGGATACGCTGACCTATGAGCAGATGTGGGAGCGGTTTTATGAACAATTCTATGGAAATATGAGCGGAGAAGAGCTGGAACGCAGAGTAATGGAGAGAAGCGAATACTATCGCGCCTACAGCCAATATGATGTCGTGTCAGATTACTGGGAAAATGTGCGGGAGGTGAGAGACATCGCAAATCGGACCGACCCGTTGTATTTCACAGATATGAAATATTATACGGCAGCAGATTTTGCAGATGCGCCGGCAGTGATCATACAGTTGGCGAAAAATGAGATCTATGCCCGGCACGGTTATATTTTTCGGAATGAAGATCTGAATCAATATTTTATGGGCTGTGCATGGTATGAACCAAAGTGCACGGCCGAAGAATTTGACGATGCGGTATTCAATGAATACGAGAGAGCGAATCTGGAACTGTTGTCCGGAATCGACAAGTGA
- a CDS encoding PRD domain-containing protein: MQRRQKRILEILQEKRDWITGKELSTILSVSDRTIRSDMEQLGRNYNGIIESSVRYGYRINQAVSGIRDLEPKENIPQTSGERCKYIIEKLLFHARKINIFDLQYDIYVSEFTVKNDIKRISEMLEKYDGIELVKDGSHIYLKGSEESKRVVYKDLLASETRGNFININKIDELFPNLDLIKVKNILEEILEDHHYRVREENFPMLMIHVGVSIQRMMNCNYVETSRYHSGIRETQEYEIAMEFFTKVTASFAFDLNENEVVLFANLLIGRQRSTLFDREEYLVQAEELMLKIIKMIRQRYDIDFSGDVIFKDGVVLHLQNLLERIYYKAVVANVCLPEIKKTYPLVFEMSVFIGHIIEEYTGSSVSENEIGFLAIHIGAAYDRLNIKYFYHVVLIQPNSNTMAGVCVDKIRERFGDKIVIDEILTYYEANVIEHLHPDLIISTIPLTHQLDIPTISISMFVNTSDEYKIFKAINELDKRHYKTEFNNFIKCLILEEYYYYNLECDTYEQVIDYMCDRMYEGGRVDETFKASTFDREKMAYTSFSHGYAIPHALNYSAIQSTMSIAILKKPVQWGDYPVHLVLLLAVRDDEKELLKIFFDWFGNICDDTLLLSKIRKAETAKAFVGFIE; the protein is encoded by the coding sequence ATGCAAAGGAGACAGAAAAGAATTCTTGAAATTTTACAGGAAAAAAGGGACTGGATCACAGGCAAGGAACTGTCAACGATCCTGAGTGTTTCGGACCGCACGATCCGCAGCGACATGGAGCAGCTCGGAAGGAATTATAACGGGATCATAGAGTCGAGTGTGCGCTATGGGTATCGGATTAATCAGGCTGTTTCCGGGATTCGGGATCTGGAGCCGAAGGAGAATATTCCACAGACCTCAGGGGAACGCTGTAAATATATTATCGAAAAACTGCTCTTTCATGCACGTAAGATCAATATTTTCGATTTACAGTATGACATATATGTGAGTGAGTTTACGGTTAAAAATGATATTAAAAGAATTTCGGAAATGCTGGAAAAGTATGACGGAATAGAACTTGTCAAAGATGGCAGTCACATTTATCTGAAAGGGAGTGAAGAGAGTAAACGTGTTGTTTACAAAGATTTACTTGCCAGTGAGACAAGAGGGAATTTTATTAATATCAATAAGATCGATGAACTGTTTCCCAATCTGGACCTGATCAAAGTCAAAAACATTCTGGAAGAGATTCTGGAAGATCATCACTACCGGGTGCGCGAGGAAAACTTTCCGATGCTGATGATTCACGTCGGGGTTTCGATTCAGAGAATGATGAACTGCAATTATGTCGAGACGAGCAGGTATCACAGCGGGATCAGGGAAACGCAGGAATACGAGATCGCGATGGAATTTTTCACAAAGGTGACGGCATCGTTTGCCTTTGACTTAAATGAGAATGAGGTTGTCTTATTCGCCAACCTTCTGATTGGCCGGCAGCGGAGCACACTGTTTGACCGGGAAGAATATCTGGTGCAGGCGGAAGAGCTGATGCTGAAGATCATCAAGATGATCCGCCAGAGATATGATATAGATTTTTCCGGCGATGTGATTTTTAAGGATGGCGTCGTCCTTCATCTGCAGAACTTATTGGAACGGATTTATTATAAAGCTGTTGTTGCCAATGTCTGTCTGCCGGAGATCAAAAAGACGTATCCGCTTGTATTTGAGATGAGTGTATTTATCGGTCATATCATCGAGGAATATACGGGCAGCTCTGTCTCGGAAAATGAAATCGGTTTTCTGGCCATACATATCGGTGCGGCATATGACAGACTGAATATTAAGTATTTTTATCATGTCGTTCTGATCCAGCCAAACAGTAACACGATGGCCGGAGTCTGTGTCGACAAGATCAGAGAGCGCTTCGGGGACAAGATAGTGATTGATGAGATACTGACATATTATGAAGCGAATGTGATAGAGCATCTGCATCCGGATCTGATCATATCAACGATACCGCTCACTCACCAGCTGGATATTCCGACGATCTCGATCAGTATGTTTGTCAATACAAGCGACGAATATAAAATTTTCAAGGCGATCAATGAACTGGACAAAAGACATTATAAGACGGAGTTCAATAATTTTATCAAATGTCTGATTCTGGAGGAATATTACTACTATAATCTGGAGTGCGATACGTATGAGCAGGTAATTGATTATATGTGCGATCGGATGTACGAAGGGGGGCGTGTTGATGAGACATTTAAAGCATCGACGTTTGACCGGGAGAAGATGGCATACACTTCATTCAGCCACGGCTACGCCATCCCGCATGCACTGAACTATTCGGCGATTCAGTCTACAATGAGTATCGCCATATTGAAAAAACCTGTCCAGTGGGGCGATTATCCGGTTCATCTCGTGCTACTGCTGGCAGTGAGGGACGACGAGAAGGAACTGCTGAAGATCTTTTTTGACTGGTTTGGAAATATCTGTGACGATACCCTGCTTCTGTCAAAGATCAGAAAAGCGGAAACGGCAAAGGCTTTTGTCGGCTTCATCGAGTGA
- a CDS encoding RDD family protein — protein MKTKNNLEIKPAPGIRRGFAFLIDWYLGSAVSALPVGFLWNMQTGETTINTDVTLFAAPYWWIAGLLGLLFGAFYYYWIPLGIWKGQTLGKRLMNIRIADETGQPLPAGRLALRQLAGVMLLEGAFLLTGQYVIQMLTMLVSGWAGSILSYVMFGCFFVSVWMTFRRGKALHDLWAGSKVLDGKLEREKTI, from the coding sequence ATGAAAACGAAAAATAATCTTGAGATCAAACCGGCGCCCGGAATCAGGAGAGGATTTGCCTTTCTGATCGACTGGTATCTGGGCTCGGCAGTCAGTGCGCTTCCGGTGGGATTTCTGTGGAATATGCAGACGGGCGAGACGACGATCAATACGGATGTCACGTTATTTGCGGCTCCCTATTGGTGGATCGCAGGACTGCTGGGACTGCTGTTCGGAGCATTTTATTATTACTGGATTCCTCTGGGGATATGGAAGGGACAGACGCTTGGTAAGAGACTGATGAATATCCGTATCGCCGATGAGACCGGGCAGCCGCTTCCGGCAGGGAGACTTGCTCTGCGCCAGCTTGCAGGAGTGATGCTTCTGGAAGGTGCATTTCTGCTCACGGGTCAGTATGTCATACAGATGCTGACGATGCTGGTATCCGGTTGGGCCGGGAGCATATTGAGTTATGTTATGTTTGGATGTTTCTTTGTTTCTGTCTGGATGACGTTTCGAAGAGGGAAGGCGCTTCATGATCTCTGGGCAGGCAGCAAAGTGCTCGATGGTAAACTGGAAAGAGAGAAAACTATTTAA
- a CDS encoding PTS lactose/cellobiose transporter subunit IIA, giving the protein MEEMELICFKIISAVGEAKSDYISALEAAKKGDYAKAQEAIRHGDECYLNGHKQHAELITKEASGERTEVCLLLMHAEDQLMAAETIKLLAVELIELYKKMN; this is encoded by the coding sequence ATGGAAGAAATGGAACTGATCTGTTTTAAGATCATCTCTGCGGTAGGGGAGGCAAAGAGCGATTATATTTCTGCGCTGGAGGCCGCAAAGAAGGGAGACTATGCGAAAGCGCAGGAGGCGATCCGGCATGGGGACGAATGCTATCTGAACGGTCATAAACAGCACGCTGAGCTGATTACCAAAGAGGCCAGTGGAGAACGGACAGAGGTCTGTCTGTTGCTGATGCACGCTGAAGACCAGTTGATGGCGGCAGAGACGATTAAGCTGCTGGCTGTGGAACTGATCGAGCTGTATAAAAAAATGAATTGA
- a CDS encoding PTS sugar transporter subunit IIB, with protein MKRFYLFCNAGMSTSLLASRMQKVANEHQLPIEVKAFSDTQMNDIVNEFNPEVILLGPQVKHLYDKVAERYGKDRVVSVIDSTDYGNVDGERVLKKAMKLYKESRGK; from the coding sequence ATGAAACGATTCTACTTATTTTGCAACGCGGGGATGTCTACCAGTCTGCTTGCCAGCAGAATGCAGAAGGTCGCGAATGAGCACCAGCTTCCGATCGAGGTCAAAGCGTTCTCTGATACGCAGATGAACGACATTGTCAACGAGTTTAATCCGGAAGTGATTCTGCTTGGACCACAGGTGAAACATCTCTACGACAAGGTAGCCGAGCGCTATGGCAAAGACCGTGTTGTATCAGTCATTGACAGTACGGATTACGGCAATGTGGACGGTGAGAGAGTGTTAAAGAAAGCAATGAAGCTATACAAAGAAAGTAGAGGAAAATAA
- a CDS encoding PTS sugar transporter subunit IIC produces MMQKLEKILMPIANVLSRNKILSAIRDGFLITVPITIVGSIFLLISNFPLEGFLNLMTSIFGAGWDAYLGRVSAIAFDCVALLGVLSIGYCYAREKGLENRIGGAVVALVCFLIITPQKAFVELEGAAEAASFNGFQFTFLGTAGMFLAMITAILSVEIYAWAIKKKLVIRLPEGVPPMVMESFASLIPSAIAMTVFFAVGILFDHTSFEYVHYFIYQVLQAPLVGLGKLSGFEVIYQFLSTLFWFFGINGPAVTNTIFSPIHKVLTVENYEAAQAGLQMTNIFTAGFSDFFCNFGGGGSTLGLVIMMAFLGKSNRMKTLGRLSLPAGVFGINEPLIFGLPIVLNPLMAVPFILAPVANTIIGYVATVTGIMPITLGVQLPWTCPIIFSGFLVTGSVMGSVVQIVQLAVDILIYYPFFKLLDKRYLEEESAAGSQSDELDDLSFDDLELD; encoded by the coding sequence ATGATGCAAAAACTTGAAAAAATCCTGATGCCCATTGCGAATGTGCTGTCCAGGAACAAGATACTGTCTGCGATCCGTGACGGTTTCCTGATCACGGTTCCGATCACGATCGTCGGCTCTATTTTCCTGCTGATCTCCAATTTCCCGCTGGAAGGGTTTCTGAACCTGATGACTTCCATCTTCGGAGCCGGCTGGGATGCGTATCTGGGGAGAGTGTCAGCCATTGCGTTTGACTGTGTCGCGCTTCTTGGCGTTCTCAGCATCGGGTATTGTTATGCACGTGAAAAAGGTCTGGAAAACCGGATCGGCGGCGCAGTCGTAGCGCTCGTATGTTTTCTGATCATCACGCCGCAGAAGGCATTTGTGGAACTGGAAGGCGCTGCGGAAGCAGCATCCTTCAATGGATTCCAGTTTACATTCCTGGGTACTGCAGGGATGTTTCTGGCAATGATTACGGCGATCCTTTCCGTGGAGATTTACGCGTGGGCGATTAAAAAGAAACTGGTCATCCGTCTGCCGGAGGGAGTTCCGCCTATGGTTATGGAGTCTTTCGCTTCTCTGATTCCGTCGGCCATAGCGATGACCGTATTCTTTGCCGTAGGAATACTCTTTGATCACACTTCATTTGAATATGTTCATTACTTTATTTATCAGGTATTGCAGGCGCCGCTCGTCGGACTTGGCAAACTGTCCGGATTCGAGGTTATCTACCAGTTCCTGTCTACCCTGTTCTGGTTCTTTGGTATCAACGGACCGGCTGTCACAAATACGATTTTCAGCCCGATACATAAAGTGTTGACGGTGGAAAATTATGAGGCGGCACAGGCCGGTTTACAGATGACCAACATTTTTACGGCCGGTTTCTCAGATTTCTTCTGCAACTTCGGTGGTGGCGGTTCCACACTCGGCCTTGTAATCATGATGGCTTTCCTGGGGAAATCAAACCGTATGAAGACGCTCGGCAGGCTGTCTCTGCCGGCCGGTGTTTTCGGAATCAACGAACCGCTGATCTTCGGTCTGCCGATCGTTCTGAATCCACTGATGGCAGTTCCGTTTATTCTGGCACCAGTTGCCAATACGATCATCGGATATGTGGCCACAGTGACAGGCATTATGCCGATCACGCTCGGTGTCCAGCTCCCATGGACCTGTCCGATCATCTTCTCAGGCTTCCTGGTGACCGGCTCGGTAATGGGGTCTGTCGTGCAGATCGTGCAGCTTGCCGTGGATATATTGATCTACTATCCGTTCTTCAAACTGCTGGATAAGAGGTATCTGGAGGAAGAAAGTGCGGCCGGCAGTCAGTCAGATGAGTTAGATGATCTGTCGTTTGACGATCTGGAACTGGATTAG
- a CDS encoding GrdB-related putative oxidoreductase — protein MKIVLIFDQGLAGAGGKSNPNVGLTATKGGIGSALMMESHFEKIGAQVAATLYCGNEYFLNHQEEVVTKMTAMVKKVNPDFVVCGPCFNFPDYARMGAMISASVLEHTDIPSCAMMSVENAETIENYKDKTPIVKMPKKGGTGLNDSFTDLCELITATVEKSGELESIRKRVCY, from the coding sequence ATGAAGATAGTATTAATTTTCGATCAGGGTCTGGCGGGAGCCGGAGGAAAATCAAATCCCAATGTGGGATTGACTGCCACCAAAGGCGGTATTGGTTCAGCTCTGATGATGGAATCACATTTTGAGAAGATCGGAGCACAGGTTGCCGCCACGTTATATTGCGGAAACGAATATTTTCTAAACCATCAGGAGGAAGTCGTGACCAAAATGACGGCTATGGTAAAGAAAGTAAATCCGGATTTCGTTGTCTGCGGACCTTGCTTTAACTTCCCGGACTATGCCCGGATGGGAGCGATGATCTCAGCTTCTGTACTGGAACATACGGACATTCCATCCTGTGCCATGATGTCGGTGGAAAATGCGGAGACGATAGAGAACTATAAAGACAAGACACCGATCGTCAAAATGCCGAAGAAGGGCGGGACCGGTCTCAACGACAGTTTTACAGACTTGTGTGAACTGATTACTGCCACGGTTGAGAAATCGGGAGAGCTTGAGAGTATTCGCAAACGAGTATGTTATTAA
- a CDS encoding M42 family metallopeptidase gives MIDEKKLEKICSACGISSFEQEIGEILQREFEELGLTCSRDGLGSVIAVKCEGQPGPKVMVAAHMDEVGFMVEEIDENGFLKLRPVGSWWSHMVLGQWYTVVTRGGRKYSALMGSMATHGLADEVKKKTVSMEDIYLDLGVKDREGALSLGIASGDMVVPWSHFEIMNDPNYVSCKAFDDRIGNYIMTEVARRLEGTEHVPLYLANTVQEEPGLRGARTAVESICPDLAFAIDTTLAGDTPMNHNICSLGGGVVLSMIDSNSIAPRKLVRYVETVCEKHHIACQYAVFNKGGTDSGNIHKAFAGVINMTLSIPIRYMHTNHSMIHLEDVEGCIRLLCELIKDMKEETFRELLDYQEGSVCMGS, from the coding sequence ATGATTGATGAGAAAAAACTGGAAAAGATATGTTCTGCCTGTGGGATCTCCTCGTTTGAGCAGGAGATCGGTGAGATCCTGCAGCGCGAATTTGAAGAGCTTGGTCTCACATGCAGTCGTGACGGTCTGGGCAGCGTCATCGCCGTCAAGTGTGAAGGACAGCCGGGACCGAAAGTGATGGTCGCCGCTCATATGGATGAGGTCGGCTTTATGGTGGAAGAGATCGACGAGAACGGTTTTCTCAAACTGCGTCCTGTGGGAAGCTGGTGGAGTCATATGGTACTCGGGCAGTGGTATACGGTCGTCACGAGAGGCGGCAGGAAGTATTCCGCACTCATGGGAAGCATGGCCACACACGGACTGGCAGATGAAGTAAAGAAGAAAACCGTCTCCATGGAAGATATTTATCTTGATCTGGGTGTAAAAGACCGGGAAGGGGCGCTGTCACTTGGCATTGCCTCCGGGGATATGGTCGTTCCCTGGTCGCATTTCGAGATTATGAACGATCCGAATTATGTATCGTGTAAGGCGTTCGACGACCGCATCGGCAATTATATTATGACGGAAGTGGCCAGACGGCTGGAAGGGACAGAGCATGTGCCGCTGTATCTGGCGAATACCGTGCAGGAAGAGCCGGGGCTTCGGGGCGCGCGGACGGCAGTGGAATCGATATGTCCGGATCTGGCATTTGCCATTGATACGACTCTGGCCGGCGACACTCCGATGAATCACAATATCTGTTCGCTGGGCGGCGGCGTGGTACTGTCGATGATTGATTCCAATTCGATTGCACCGAGAAAGCTGGTCAGATATGTGGAGACGGTTTGCGAGAAGCATCACATCGCCTGTCAGTATGCGGTATTTAATAAAGGCGGGACGGATTCGGGCAATATTCACAAGGCGTTTGCGGGAGTCATCAATATGACGCTGTCCATTCCGATCCGCTACATGCACACGAATCACAGCATGATTCATCTGGAGGATGTGGAAGGTTGTATCCGGCTGCTGTGTGAACTGATTAAAGATATGAAGGAAGAAACGTTCAGGGAATTGTTGGACTATCAGGAGGGTAGCGTATGTATGGGATCATAG